Proteins encoded in a region of the Psychromicrobium lacuslunae genome:
- a CDS encoding alpha-hydroxy acid oxidase encodes MTTPPALRRRLPDLASLSELMKFSAPRFGTDARLAKASTIWDLRDIAKRRTPTAAFDYTDGAAEAEVTINRARQAFRALEFRPDVLRDVSEVDLSTTILGGNSSLPVGIAPTGFSRLMQSEGEYAGSAAAAKAGIPFTLSTLGTASAEQVASHCPEGRRWFQLYATADQGKNLELVQRAQEHGFDTIMLTVDTAVGGMRLRDTRNGMTIPPQLTVKTILDASYRPAWWFNFLSRAPLEFASLSSFEGTVSELLSKTFNQGLNYDDLDWLRNNWSGKLLVKGIQTVADAERAVAHGADGVVLSNHGGRQLDRAPLPFHLVPKVRAALGEQPTIVMDTGIMSGGDIIAAIASGADFTLIGRAYLYGLMAGGQRGVERSIEILRSEMLRTMKLLGVTRLSELTPEHVNQRADRFE; translated from the coding sequence ATGACTACCCCACCGGCGCTACGCCGCAGACTGCCCGACCTTGCCTCACTATCGGAACTCATGAAGTTCAGTGCGCCGCGCTTTGGCACCGATGCGCGACTGGCTAAAGCATCGACCATCTGGGATCTACGAGATATCGCTAAACGGCGCACCCCAACTGCGGCCTTCGACTACACCGATGGCGCAGCGGAGGCTGAGGTGACCATCAATCGTGCCAGGCAAGCATTTCGGGCGCTGGAGTTCAGGCCCGACGTACTTCGTGATGTCAGCGAGGTCGATCTGAGCACCACTATTCTGGGCGGCAATTCAAGCCTGCCGGTCGGCATTGCGCCGACCGGTTTTTCCCGACTAATGCAGTCAGAAGGTGAATATGCCGGCAGTGCAGCCGCTGCGAAGGCGGGTATCCCCTTCACCCTATCGACCCTCGGCACCGCATCCGCTGAACAGGTCGCCAGCCACTGCCCGGAAGGACGCCGCTGGTTCCAGCTTTATGCAACCGCCGATCAGGGCAAGAACCTCGAGCTAGTGCAGCGCGCCCAGGAGCATGGTTTTGACACCATTATGCTGACCGTGGACACGGCGGTCGGCGGCATGCGACTGCGGGATACGCGCAATGGCATGACCATCCCTCCTCAGCTGACCGTGAAGACAATTCTCGACGCTTCTTACCGGCCGGCCTGGTGGTTCAATTTCCTCTCCCGAGCGCCTCTCGAATTCGCCTCGCTCAGCAGCTTCGAGGGAACCGTATCCGAGCTACTCAGCAAAACCTTCAATCAGGGCCTCAACTATGACGATCTGGATTGGCTGCGAAATAACTGGTCCGGAAAGCTTCTGGTCAAAGGGATCCAGACGGTGGCCGACGCGGAGCGTGCGGTAGCCCATGGTGCCGACGGCGTGGTGCTGTCGAACCACGGCGGTCGACAGTTGGATCGCGCCCCGCTACCGTTCCATTTGGTCCCCAAGGTGCGCGCGGCCCTCGGCGAGCAGCCGACAATTGTGATGGACACCGGCATTATGAGCGGTGGCGACATTATTGCCGCTATTGCCAGCGGGGCGGATTTCACCCTAATTGGCCGGGCCTATCTCTATGGTCTGATGGCTGGCGGCCAGCGCGGAGTGGAGCGCAGCATTGAGATTCTGCGCTCGGAAATGTTGCGCACTATGAAGCTGCTCGGCGTCACCCGATTGAGCGAACTGACCCCGGAGCACGTGAACCAAAGAGCCGACCGCTTTGAATAG
- a CDS encoding cytochrome c biogenesis CcdA family protein: MLNNPFAEAVQNGSLLLALPVALLAGLVSFLSPCVLPLVPGYLGYVTGLTGVELAKQRRGRMVLGISLFVLGFTAIFVLLGAAVGSLGAWLSINSSWITQLMGVVVIILGIVFMGGFSFMQGEAKIHRKPPAGLWGAPVLGVTFGLGWVPCIGPTLSAVQAMSFSGGTSAAKGALLTFVYCLGLGLPFLLIALGFQRGMRALSFFKKHKLLLQRIGGGLLIVLGLLMVTGAWNYLISTLQGWIFAVELPI, encoded by the coding sequence GTGCTAAACAACCCCTTCGCCGAGGCGGTGCAGAACGGCTCTCTGCTGCTAGCCCTGCCGGTGGCGTTGCTCGCCGGACTGGTCTCCTTCCTCTCGCCGTGCGTGCTGCCGCTAGTCCCCGGTTATTTGGGCTATGTCACCGGCCTGACCGGGGTGGAGCTCGCGAAGCAACGCCGCGGCCGGATGGTTTTGGGTATCTCACTTTTCGTCCTCGGCTTCACCGCGATCTTCGTCTTACTCGGCGCTGCGGTTGGCAGTCTTGGCGCTTGGCTTTCGATCAATTCATCGTGGATTACCCAGCTGATGGGTGTCGTGGTGATCATCCTGGGCATCGTCTTCATGGGCGGGTTTTCCTTTATGCAGGGTGAAGCCAAGATTCATCGCAAGCCGCCGGCCGGGTTGTGGGGAGCGCCGGTGCTTGGTGTGACCTTCGGCCTGGGCTGGGTGCCCTGTATCGGACCGACCCTCAGTGCGGTGCAAGCGATGTCCTTCTCTGGGGGTACCAGCGCGGCCAAGGGCGCTCTGCTGACTTTCGTCTACTGCCTGGGCCTGGGCCTGCCCTTCCTGCTGATTGCGCTAGGGTTTCAGCGCGGCATGCGGGCGTTGAGCTTCTTCAAGAAACACAAATTGTTGCTGCAGCGGATCGGCGGTGGTCTGTTGATCGTGCTTGGTTTGTTGATGGTGACCGGCGCCTGGAATTATTTGATCAGCACGTTACAGGGTTGGATTTTTGCGGTGGAGTTACCGATTTGA
- a CDS encoding helix-turn-helix domain-containing protein, with amino-acid sequence MAERNTFSDVSFLTVAEVADVMRVSKMTVYRMIRSGELPAVQFGRSYRVPEDAVNEHLRTVGLGSSAETA; translated from the coding sequence ATGGCTGAGAGAAACACATTCTCCGATGTGAGTTTTCTAACCGTGGCCGAGGTCGCGGATGTGATGCGGGTGTCGAAGATGACGGTGTATCGGATGATTCGTTCCGGCGAGTTGCCAGCCGTGCAATTCGGTCGGTCTTATCGAGTGCCAGAAGACGCTGTGAACGAGCATTTGCGCACGGTCGGACTGGGCAGTTCGGCAGAGACAGCCTAG
- a CDS encoding ArsR/SmtB family transcription factor gives MVNEDVFAVLAEQTRRDILLALRSGQKAVGELVEQLGASQPTVSKHLRVLREAGLVSMRAEGQRRYYQLETAPLHLVVNWLDAFGLGSSGSADEATASSDPVAATEIDADADSMPQQIGRSVGRAATKAADLLANLPKFGRRKD, from the coding sequence ATGGTGAACGAAGACGTCTTTGCCGTGCTGGCCGAGCAAACCCGCCGCGATATCCTACTGGCCCTCCGCTCAGGTCAGAAGGCAGTGGGTGAGCTGGTCGAGCAACTTGGTGCTAGCCAGCCCACTGTGTCAAAGCATCTTCGAGTACTTAGAGAAGCCGGATTAGTCAGCATGCGGGCCGAGGGACAGCGTCGCTACTACCAGCTCGAGACGGCTCCACTACACCTCGTGGTGAACTGGCTTGATGCCTTCGGCCTGGGCTCGAGTGGTTCGGCTGACGAGGCAACAGCTAGCTCCGACCCCGTCGCGGCAACGGAAATCGACGCAGATGCCGACTCGATGCCACAGCAGATTGGCCGCAGCGTCGGTCGCGCTGCTACCAAGGCCGCCGACTTATTGGCGAACTTACCGAAGTTCGGTCGTCGCAAAGACTAG
- a CDS encoding TlpA family protein disulfide reductase — MTLDRRALFGAAGAIAATAALALTGCAAPDPLADQAKAGDGKNYIAGDGSVTEYAADKRGGKVNFVGTLLNGQKVDTKTFDGKVAVLNFWYAACAPCRLEAPDLEALNKEFTPKGVLFYGVNVRDDVANAEAFARTFKTTYPSFKDKDGAVLLAVSSFVPPSAVPTTLVLDKSGRVAARILGVADKSTLKALISSALAEGN; from the coding sequence ATGACGCTAGATCGACGTGCGCTTTTCGGTGCGGCCGGAGCCATTGCGGCCACCGCCGCTCTTGCGCTGACCGGTTGCGCTGCTCCTGACCCGCTCGCCGATCAAGCAAAGGCAGGCGACGGCAAGAACTATATTGCCGGCGACGGTTCGGTGACGGAATATGCTGCCGATAAGCGCGGCGGGAAAGTCAATTTCGTCGGCACCTTGCTGAATGGTCAGAAGGTGGACACCAAAACCTTCGACGGCAAAGTCGCCGTGCTCAACTTCTGGTACGCGGCCTGCGCTCCGTGTCGTTTGGAGGCTCCTGACTTGGAGGCCCTGAACAAGGAGTTCACGCCGAAAGGCGTGCTCTTCTACGGCGTGAACGTCCGCGACGACGTCGCCAACGCTGAGGCTTTCGCCCGGACCTTCAAGACCACTTACCCAAGCTTCAAAGATAAAGACGGAGCCGTCTTACTCGCCGTCTCGAGCTTTGTACCTCCCTCCGCGGTGCCGACCACCCTGGTGCTCGATAAATCTGGCCGAGTTGCGGCGCGAATCCTGGGGGTAGCGGACAAGTCCACTCTCAAGGCTTTGATTAGTAGCGCACTGGCCGAGGGGAACTAG
- a CDS encoding glutaredoxin family protein → MTSSDSPEPVTLLIKPDCHLCGDALHIAREVCLEFGLSLSEQSIFDGSGALLPEYVQFAEEVPVLLIDGIQRDFWKIDPVRMRRLLAVRRDSGGTD, encoded by the coding sequence ATGACCTCGTCGGATAGCCCGGAGCCGGTAACCCTTTTGATCAAGCCAGATTGCCATCTTTGCGGTGATGCACTGCACATAGCGCGTGAGGTTTGCCTGGAATTCGGCCTGAGTCTGAGCGAGCAATCAATATTCGATGGCTCCGGCGCCCTGCTTCCTGAGTATGTGCAATTCGCTGAGGAGGTGCCGGTGCTGCTGATCGACGGTATCCAGCGTGACTTCTGGAAAATAGATCCAGTCCGAATGCGCCGCTTGTTGGCGGTTCGTCGAGACTCCGGTGGAACGGACTGA
- a CDS encoding YceI family protein, with protein sequence MSVETIPTGLTVGTWTLDNSHSQIGFTVRHAGISKVRGEFTEASGTAVVGEDLNSSSVQATIKAASFDSGDANRDGHVRGEDFFDVEQFPELSFTSTGISGSGETYQLTGDLTIRGITKPVTFDTEFNGVAVDPFGNTRAGFSAQTVISRKEFGLTWNAALEAGGVLVGDKVTIGIEAEFTAA encoded by the coding sequence ATGAGCGTTGAAACCATCCCCACCGGCCTGACCGTCGGCACCTGGACCCTTGACAACTCACACAGCCAAATCGGCTTCACCGTCCGTCACGCCGGTATTTCGAAGGTGCGCGGAGAGTTCACCGAAGCTAGTGGCACCGCCGTGGTTGGCGAGGATTTGAACTCCTCATCGGTGCAGGCAACGATTAAAGCGGCTAGCTTTGATTCGGGCGATGCCAACCGCGACGGCCACGTGCGCGGCGAGGATTTCTTCGATGTCGAGCAGTTCCCGGAGCTGAGCTTCACTTCGACCGGAATCAGCGGCTCGGGCGAGACCTACCAGTTGACCGGCGATCTGACCATTCGCGGCATCACCAAGCCGGTCACTTTTGATACCGAGTTCAATGGCGTAGCTGTCGATCCCTTCGGCAACACGCGGGCCGGGTTCAGCGCCCAGACCGTGATCAGCCGCAAGGAATTCGGCCTGACCTGGAACGCCGCGCTGGAAGCTGGCGGCGTTTTGGTTGGCGATAAGGTCACCATCGGCATCGAGGCTGAATTCACCGCAGCTTAA
- a CDS encoding FadR/GntR family transcriptional regulator codes for MKSHQPVLAWIEQQLSQGALRIGQRLPSERALAEQFNLSRASIREAIAVLDAMGVVRAAVGSGPGSGTIIIAQPASALGSALRFHVASSHLPVADIVQTRLLFETWACQHSQLQSQALIEAARLLEEMQALATPQTEEFLTLDIRFHLALAESAGNVVVSAMMLSLRESIRQYTSSIVALLPDWRRTSARLHQEHLHVLELLRQGDRAAAAACIAEHIEGFYQEGLREK; via the coding sequence GTGAAATCTCATCAACCGGTGCTGGCCTGGATCGAACAGCAGCTCTCTCAAGGTGCGCTGCGAATTGGGCAGCGGTTGCCGAGTGAGCGGGCGCTCGCCGAGCAGTTCAATCTCTCCAGGGCTTCGATCCGAGAGGCCATTGCGGTGTTAGATGCGATGGGTGTGGTGCGTGCTGCGGTCGGCTCCGGGCCAGGTTCGGGAACCATTATCATTGCTCAGCCGGCCAGTGCACTAGGTTCTGCCCTGCGCTTCCATGTAGCCAGTTCCCACCTGCCGGTTGCTGATATTGTGCAAACCAGGCTGCTTTTCGAGACTTGGGCGTGCCAGCATAGTCAGCTTCAATCGCAGGCGCTGATCGAGGCAGCTCGATTGCTTGAGGAAATGCAGGCTTTGGCTACTCCACAAACTGAAGAATTCCTGACCCTTGATATCAGGTTTCACCTAGCGCTCGCCGAATCGGCCGGCAATGTGGTGGTTAGCGCCATGATGCTCTCGCTGCGCGAATCAATTAGGCAGTACACCAGCAGTATTGTTGCTTTGCTGCCGGATTGGCGGCGCACCTCGGCTCGCTTGCATCAGGAGCATCTGCATGTCCTTGAGCTGTTGCGGCAGGGTGATCGAGCTGCCGCGGCGGCGTGCATTGCTGAGCATATCGAGGGGTTTTACCAAGAGGGTCTTCGAGAAAAATAA
- a CDS encoding TrkH family potassium uptake protein, producing the protein MAKSQPAWRPQPERGRFAFVAALRDFIDSVASSSPARLALIVFIVVIMLFTTLLSLPAAATNGQVTPFHDALFTAVSAVCVTGLTTVSTALHWTFFGQLVILIAIFVGGLGILTLASLMALMVSRRLGVRGKLIAQEAMNAGKLGEVGTLLRIVITTSVVVEIVLALVMIPRFIILGEPFWQAVWHGVFYSISAFNNAGFTPHSDGLVPYEADPWILTPLMVGVFLGSLGFPVMMVLLSQGFRIRKWNLHTKLTVQVSLILVLVGMLGFAAFEWTNTKTIGSLSDGDKLLHSIFASIMTRSGGFNLVNMNDLDPVSRVFTDALMFAGGGSASTAGGIKVTTLAVMFLAIAAEARGDADVKIYGRTIPQGTMRVAISVIIMGATFVLLATGALLIISDASLDRVLFEVISAFATCGLSTGLSGELPPAGVYVLTALMFAGRVGTITLAAGLALRQRRQLFHYPEERPIIG; encoded by the coding sequence ATGGCCAAGAGTCAGCCTGCCTGGCGCCCGCAACCCGAACGCGGTCGCTTCGCTTTTGTCGCCGCACTCCGGGACTTCATTGATTCGGTAGCGAGCTCCTCGCCGGCTCGGCTGGCGCTGATTGTCTTCATTGTGGTGATCATGCTCTTCACCACGCTGCTTTCGCTGCCCGCGGCAGCAACCAACGGCCAGGTAACGCCTTTCCACGATGCGCTCTTCACTGCCGTCTCAGCGGTGTGCGTGACCGGCCTCACCACTGTCTCCACCGCGCTGCATTGGACATTCTTCGGCCAGCTGGTGATTCTGATTGCGATTTTCGTCGGCGGCCTCGGCATTCTGACGCTCGCCTCGCTGATGGCCTTAATGGTTTCCCGACGCCTAGGGGTACGCGGCAAGTTGATCGCCCAAGAGGCGATGAACGCCGGGAAACTAGGCGAAGTTGGCACCCTGCTGCGGATTGTGATCACCACCTCGGTGGTGGTTGAGATCGTGCTCGCACTCGTGATGATCCCCCGTTTCATCATTCTCGGCGAGCCATTTTGGCAGGCTGTCTGGCACGGCGTGTTCTACTCGATCTCCGCTTTCAATAACGCCGGCTTCACCCCGCACTCGGATGGCTTGGTGCCCTATGAGGCCGACCCCTGGATCCTGACGCCATTGATGGTTGGGGTCTTTCTCGGTTCTCTCGGCTTCCCGGTGATGATGGTGCTGTTGAGCCAGGGTTTCCGGATCCGCAAATGGAACCTGCACACCAAACTCACGGTTCAGGTGTCCTTGATCTTAGTGCTAGTCGGCATGTTGGGCTTCGCCGCCTTTGAGTGGACCAATACCAAGACCATTGGCAGTCTTTCCGACGGCGATAAGCTGCTGCACTCGATTTTTGCCTCGATCATGACCCGTTCCGGCGGCTTTAATTTGGTCAATATGAACGACCTTGATCCGGTCTCCCGGGTCTTTACCGATGCGCTGATGTTCGCTGGCGGCGGCTCCGCCTCGACCGCTGGCGGCATTAAGGTGACCACCCTTGCCGTGATGTTCTTAGCCATCGCGGCCGAAGCTCGCGGCGATGCCGATGTAAAGATCTACGGTCGCACCATCCCGCAGGGCACCATGCGGGTGGCCATTTCGGTGATCATTATGGGCGCAACTTTCGTGCTGCTGGCCACCGGAGCATTACTGATCATTAGCGATGCCTCGCTGGACAGAGTGCTCTTCGAAGTGATCTCGGCCTTTGCTACCTGCGGGCTCAGTACCGGCCTCAGCGGTGAATTACCCCCGGCCGGGGTTTACGTGCTGACCGCGCTGATGTTTGCTGGGCGAGTCGGCACTATCACCCTTGCTGCCGGGCTGGCGCTACGGCAACGTCGTCAACTATTCCACTATCCAGAAGAGAGGCCGATCATTGGCTGA
- a CDS encoding acetoin utilization protein AcuC: MSSFNDEMQSAPASCVVWDPSLTAYNFGAGHPMAPGRLSLTADLAEQLGLFERPNVTMAEPYIASDQELLTVHDADYIADVRSVSLVPHTIEARGLGTEEDPAFLGMHEASARLVGGSLVAVEAIIDGSAQRGVNFSGGMHHASRTKASGFCIYNDAAAAVQRLLDSGVQKVAYVDIDAHHGDGTESIFYDDPRVLTISLHESGLFLFPGTGFANETGGASAIGSAVNVALPAHTDDAGWLRAFHAVVPQIVRAFEPEIIVSQHGCDSHRDDPLTHLNTSVDAQREAALSLSALANELCEGRWLAVGGGGYSIVNVVPRVWTHLIAIVAGKPVPLRTETPVAWRERVQASFGVEAPRLMTDDVDLWWRSWEVGYNPADAVDRAIMATRKEVFPLYGLDPWFD, from the coding sequence ATGTCTTCGTTCAACGATGAAATGCAGAGCGCCCCGGCCAGCTGCGTGGTCTGGGACCCGTCGCTGACCGCTTACAACTTTGGTGCCGGGCACCCGATGGCTCCCGGCAGGCTCAGCTTGACCGCGGATTTAGCCGAGCAGCTAGGTCTTTTCGAGCGGCCAAACGTGACGATGGCCGAGCCGTACATTGCCTCAGATCAAGAGTTGCTGACCGTTCACGATGCTGATTACATCGCCGATGTGCGCTCGGTCAGTTTGGTGCCTCACACCATTGAGGCACGGGGTCTTGGCACCGAGGAGGATCCGGCTTTTCTTGGTATGCATGAGGCGAGTGCCCGGCTGGTCGGAGGCTCTTTGGTGGCGGTCGAGGCAATTATTGACGGCAGTGCCCAGCGAGGCGTGAATTTTTCCGGCGGCATGCATCATGCCAGCCGAACCAAGGCGAGCGGGTTCTGCATTTACAACGATGCCGCCGCGGCCGTGCAGCGACTACTTGACTCGGGTGTCCAGAAAGTGGCCTACGTCGATATTGACGCCCACCATGGCGACGGTACCGAGAGCATTTTCTACGATGATCCCCGGGTGCTTACCATTTCACTGCACGAAAGTGGCTTGTTCCTTTTCCCTGGTACCGGCTTCGCCAATGAGACTGGTGGTGCATCGGCCATTGGCAGTGCGGTCAATGTTGCGCTGCCCGCGCACACCGATGACGCTGGCTGGCTCCGGGCCTTCCACGCGGTAGTGCCGCAAATAGTGCGAGCCTTCGAGCCGGAGATCATTGTTTCGCAGCATGGCTGTGATTCTCATCGTGACGACCCGCTGACCCATCTGAACACTAGTGTTGATGCGCAACGCGAGGCCGCATTGAGCCTTTCTGCGCTTGCCAATGAACTTTGCGAGGGACGCTGGCTCGCGGTGGGTGGCGGTGGGTACAGCATTGTCAATGTCGTACCGCGGGTGTGGACTCATCTGATCGCCATTGTCGCCGGCAAGCCCGTCCCGCTGCGCACCGAAACCCCCGTGGCCTGGCGTGAGCGAGTGCAGGCGAGTTTCGGCGTTGAGGCGCCCCGACTGATGACTGACGACGTCGACCTCTGGTGGCGATCCTGGGAAGTGGGCTACAACCCCGCCGATGCCGTGGATCGGGCCATTATGGCCACTCGCAAGGAAGTCTTCCCGCTCTACGGCCTTGACCCCTGGTTCGACTGA
- a CDS encoding redox-sensing transcriptional repressor Rex yields MPPPELAAKVRALPAAAVARLTLYLRALNALLAEGAERVSSEELAEASGVSSSNVRKDLSYLGSYGTRGVGYEAQFLSRRITAALGLTQEWRVAIVGAGNLGRALARYAGFESRGFDVVALLDQDQLVIGHEVGWLRVSDVAQLESVLERSKANMVVLALPAEAAQDICDRVIAAGVHSILSFAPVLLQVPEYVNLRKVDMATELQILAYHAQRLPETGSESA; encoded by the coding sequence CTGCCTCCGCCGGAATTAGCGGCCAAGGTCAGAGCGCTGCCAGCTGCTGCCGTGGCCCGCTTGACGCTTTATCTGCGGGCGCTGAACGCATTGCTGGCCGAGGGCGCCGAGCGGGTCTCCTCGGAAGAGCTCGCTGAAGCTTCGGGCGTGAGCTCCTCGAATGTTCGAAAGGATCTCTCCTACCTTGGCTCCTATGGCACCCGAGGTGTTGGCTATGAGGCTCAGTTCCTGAGTCGTCGCATTACCGCGGCGCTAGGCCTGACTCAGGAATGGCGCGTTGCGATCGTTGGCGCCGGCAACCTCGGGCGGGCCCTAGCGCGGTATGCAGGTTTTGAGTCTCGAGGCTTCGACGTCGTCGCCCTGCTGGACCAGGACCAGCTGGTGATCGGCCACGAGGTCGGCTGGCTACGGGTGAGCGACGTTGCGCAGCTGGAGAGTGTTTTGGAGCGCAGTAAAGCCAATATGGTGGTGCTAGCCTTGCCAGCTGAAGCGGCTCAAGACATTTGTGATCGAGTGATTGCCGCCGGTGTTCACAGTATTCTGAGCTTTGCCCCGGTGTTGCTGCAGGTTCCCGAGTACGTCAATTTGCGCAAGGTTGATATGGCGACCGAGTTGCAGATCTTGGCCTATCATGCACAGCGGTTGCCCGAAACCGGTAGTGAAAGCGCCTGA
- a CDS encoding 30S ribosomal protein bS22 encodes MGSVIKKRRKRMAKKKHRKLLRKTRHQRRNKK; translated from the coding sequence GTGGGTTCAGTAATCAAAAAGCGCCGCAAGCGGATGGCAAAGAAGAAGCACCGTAAATTGCTTCGTAAGACCCGCCACCAGCGTCGTAATAAGAAGTAA
- a CDS encoding DUF6264 family protein, which translates to MSTPASGEPHSPEESAQSVEPPRRGQFPEIAPGVPRYGQYAPAGYQSPFEQEQAKQAAAQQPQNGPAGTTPAQAPQPGTSTAAGAARSVPRQITSAFALIMLAGVIALFSAISSIFVANSPELRAELIKQINAYPQLAGADLDISAIITMSIVFAVVIGFASVALYLLIAFKIRAGKNWARILGTVLAAISLLSLISFNPLVILQVGFGIFGMIYCWLPANRDYFKA; encoded by the coding sequence ATGAGTACTCCAGCCAGCGGCGAACCGCACAGCCCTGAGGAATCCGCGCAATCCGTCGAACCGCCGCGCCGCGGGCAGTTCCCGGAAATCGCCCCCGGGGTGCCCCGCTACGGACAGTACGCTCCGGCCGGTTACCAATCACCCTTCGAACAGGAACAGGCCAAACAAGCGGCAGCTCAGCAGCCGCAGAACGGGCCGGCCGGGACTACTCCCGCTCAGGCACCTCAACCGGGCACAAGTACTGCCGCTGGAGCCGCGCGCTCGGTGCCCCGGCAGATCACCAGCGCCTTCGCGCTCATCATGCTCGCTGGAGTGATTGCGCTGTTCAGCGCGATCAGCAGTATTTTTGTCGCTAACTCACCAGAGCTGCGCGCTGAGCTGATTAAGCAAATCAATGCCTATCCGCAACTGGCCGGCGCGGACCTCGATATTTCCGCGATCATCACCATGAGCATCGTGTTCGCCGTGGTGATTGGCTTTGCCAGCGTAGCCCTCTATCTGCTGATCGCCTTCAAAATCCGAGCCGGAAAGAACTGGGCCAGAATCCTCGGCACCGTTCTGGCGGCAATTTCATTGCTCTCGCTGATCAGCTTCAATCCGCTGGTGATCTTGCAGGTCGGTTTCGGCATCTTCGGCATGATCTATTGCTGGCTACCCGCAAATCGGGACTATTTCAAGGCTTAG
- a CDS encoding histidine phosphatase family protein: MPNATVHLVRHGEVFNPEGVLYGRLPEFHLSDRGVAMAVVVAEHFREMADSGVVFGYLAASPLSRAQETAQPSASALGLNIETDPRLIEAENQFEGLKVSSSELLKPRYWRYFRNPLRPSWGEPYQEQLNRMRLAVEAARVIAVERAGDGAHAILVSHQLPIWVTHLSLQGRRLFHDPRRRECSLASVTSIEFEQQRVRSVRYSEPAAALLPGAASTPGA; this comes from the coding sequence ATGCCCAATGCCACCGTCCACCTCGTGCGTCATGGCGAGGTCTTCAATCCCGAGGGTGTGCTCTACGGTCGGCTGCCGGAGTTTCATCTCTCCGATCGGGGCGTGGCGATGGCCGTTGTGGTGGCCGAGCACTTTCGTGAGATGGCCGATTCCGGCGTGGTTTTTGGTTATCTGGCCGCTTCGCCACTCAGCCGAGCTCAGGAGACCGCCCAGCCCAGCGCAAGCGCGCTCGGCCTGAACATTGAGACCGATCCGCGGTTGATCGAGGCGGAGAATCAGTTTGAAGGGCTCAAAGTGAGCTCCTCGGAGCTGCTCAAGCCTCGGTACTGGAGATATTTCCGCAATCCATTGCGCCCCAGCTGGGGGGAGCCCTATCAAGAGCAACTGAACCGAATGCGGCTTGCGGTCGAGGCGGCCCGGGTGATTGCCGTTGAGCGTGCGGGCGATGGTGCGCACGCCATCCTGGTCAGCCACCAACTGCCGATCTGGGTGACGCATTTGAGCTTGCAGGGACGCAGACTCTTTCACGATCCGCGGCGACGAGAATGCTCGCTAGCCTCGGTGACTTCGATCGAGTTTGAGCAGCAGCGAGTGCGCTCGGTGCGCTATAGCGAACCGGCTGCGGCGTTGTTGCCCGGGGCGGCGTCAACCCCCGGGGCATAG
- a CDS encoding HAD family hydrolase, whose product MPEVNSQLAEPRSDADSHQGEAAFFDVDNTLMRGASLFHLARKMYQKKAFTLRQALGFTWKQMKFILRGEDMDDIHSVQNSALTLAAGIRADFVANVGEEVYDEMIASKIWPGTRALAEQHLRVGRKVWLVTATPIEVAEVIASRLKLTGALGTVGEIQDGVYTGRLVGDILHGPAKAVAIKALAEAQGIELANSWAYSDSYNDIPLLTSVGHPVAINPDAKLRRHARDHNWPIYDFRSGRRAATAGLRLATVAGAVYGLWRGFSRIRQR is encoded by the coding sequence ATGCCCGAAGTGAATAGCCAGCTAGCCGAGCCGCGCTCGGACGCTGACAGCCACCAAGGCGAAGCGGCGTTCTTCGACGTCGACAATACTCTGATGCGCGGCGCGAGTCTCTTCCATCTGGCTCGCAAGATGTACCAAAAGAAGGCCTTCACGCTGCGCCAAGCCCTCGGCTTTACCTGGAAACAGATGAAGTTCATTCTGCGCGGCGAGGATATGGATGATATTCATTCGGTGCAGAACTCCGCGCTGACCTTGGCCGCCGGAATACGGGCCGACTTCGTCGCCAATGTCGGCGAGGAAGTCTACGACGAGATGATTGCCTCAAAAATCTGGCCCGGCACCCGGGCCTTAGCCGAGCAACATCTTCGGGTAGGTCGCAAGGTCTGGCTGGTCACCGCGACCCCGATCGAGGTGGCGGAAGTGATTGCTTCCCGGCTGAAATTAACCGGTGCGCTGGGCACGGTGGGAGAAATCCAGGATGGCGTGTACACCGGCCGTCTGGTCGGCGATATTCTGCATGGCCCCGCCAAAGCGGTGGCGATCAAGGCACTCGCCGAGGCGCAAGGTATTGAGCTAGCGAATAGCTGGGCATACAGCGATTCCTATAATGACATTCCCTTGCTCACCTCGGTGGGGCATCCGGTGGCGATCAACCCCGACGCAAAACTGCGTCGCCATGCGCGAGACCACAACTGGCCGATTTATGACTTCCGCTCGGGCCGTCGCGCGGCGACCGCCGGTCTTCGGCTGGCTACCGTGGCCGGAGCGGTCTATGGCTTGTGGCGTGGTTTCAGCCGGATTCGGCAGCGCTGA